The Nitrosospira lacus genome window below encodes:
- the hpf gene encoding ribosome hibernation-promoting factor, HPF/YfiA family — protein MNLSLTGHHVEITPSLRDYVASKMSKVARHFDHVIDVSVILSVEKLKQKAEANVHVKGKDIFVETDSADMYASIDSLVDKLDRQILRHKEKNETRRNNGALKNQETEQPE, from the coding sequence ATGAATCTTAGTCTAACCGGTCACCACGTGGAAATTACCCCCTCCTTGCGTGATTATGTCGCTTCAAAGATGAGCAAGGTCGCACGTCATTTCGACCATGTTATCGATGTCAGCGTGATACTGTCGGTGGAAAAACTTAAGCAAAAGGCTGAGGCCAATGTGCACGTGAAAGGGAAAGATATTTTTGTCGAAACCGACAGCGCCGATATGTATGCTTCCATAGATAGCCTGGTGGACAAACTCGATCGGCAGATACTCCGGCACAAGGAAAAGAATGAAACCCGCCGCAATAATGGCGCGTTGAAAAATCAGGAAACGGAACAGCCGGAGTAG
- a CDS encoding RNA polymerase factor sigma-54 produces MKPTLQFKLSQHLTLTPQLQQSIRLLQLSTVELNQEIERIVQENPLLELDDSMGSDATEYRPTPLDSLAELHAPDLLEASGDTSAEMPAVESDSGPKNSFADEADWFSDDGTFRNTRDEDDERDFPQQAAEPPNLREHLNLQLSLSQIGERDKRIVGLLIDSLNDDGYLAQDLEELVSLLPPELEIDIDALHIALEYLQHLDPPGVGARNLRECLIMQLHALPEDTPFRDRALLLVDRHLDSLASRDFCAIKKLLHCDDECLRSVQHLITHLNPRPGTAFSSTVARYIIPDVIVTKINDTWVASLNPEAMPRLKINRLYADILKRSHDDSARRLASQLHEAKWLIKNVQQRFGTILKVSSAVVDRQRQFFEHGAVAMRPLVLREIAEALELHESTISRVTTQKFMRTPRGIFELKYFFGSHVATDTGGACSATAIRALIKQMINAENAKKPLSDSQISEILGQQGIVVARRTVAKYRESIQIPPVNLRKSF; encoded by the coding sequence ATGAAGCCTACCCTCCAGTTTAAGCTGTCGCAGCACCTGACGCTTACTCCCCAATTGCAGCAATCCATACGGTTGCTACAGCTTTCCACGGTTGAACTGAACCAGGAGATCGAGCGCATCGTGCAGGAAAATCCTCTGCTGGAACTGGATGACAGCATGGGGAGTGATGCCACCGAATATCGCCCTACCCCTCTCGATAGCCTAGCGGAATTGCACGCTCCGGATTTACTGGAAGCCTCCGGTGACACCAGCGCAGAGATGCCCGCTGTCGAGAGTGACTCCGGCCCAAAAAACAGCTTTGCCGATGAAGCGGACTGGTTCAGCGACGACGGTACTTTTCGCAACACGCGGGATGAAGACGATGAGCGCGATTTTCCGCAACAGGCGGCGGAGCCCCCCAATCTACGTGAGCATCTTAACTTGCAACTCAGCCTGAGCCAGATCGGTGAGCGCGACAAACGTATTGTGGGTTTACTGATAGACAGCCTGAATGACGACGGCTATCTTGCCCAGGATCTGGAAGAACTCGTCAGTCTGTTACCGCCGGAGCTTGAAATAGATATCGATGCTCTGCACATTGCCCTGGAATATTTGCAGCATCTTGACCCGCCTGGCGTGGGCGCGCGTAATTTGAGGGAATGTCTGATCATGCAATTGCACGCCCTGCCGGAAGATACGCCCTTCCGGGACCGCGCGTTACTTTTGGTTGACCGTCATCTCGATAGTCTGGCGTCACGGGATTTCTGCGCAATCAAAAAGTTATTGCATTGCGACGACGAATGTCTGCGCTCAGTACAGCACCTTATCACTCACTTAAATCCGAGACCGGGCACGGCATTCAGTTCGACCGTGGCGCGTTACATTATTCCCGACGTAATCGTAACGAAAATCAATGATACATGGGTGGCCAGTCTTAACCCGGAGGCAATGCCGCGCCTCAAGATCAACCGTCTCTACGCGGATATCCTGAAACGGAGCCATGATGATTCCGCGCGTCGGCTTGCGAGTCAATTACATGAAGCCAAATGGCTCATCAAGAACGTGCAGCAGCGTTTTGGTACCATACTGAAGGTCTCCTCTGCGGTCGTCGATCGCCAGCGGCAGTTCTTCGAGCACGGCGCAGTTGCCATGCGTCCATTGGTGTTGCGGGAAATTGCAGAAGCACTTGAATTGCATGAGTCCACAATTTCGCGCGTGACCACCCAAAAATTTATGCGTACGCCGCGTGGTATATTCGAGTTAAAGTATTTTTTTGGCAGTCACGTGGCGACCGATACGGGCGGTGCCTGTTCGGCCACCGCGATTCGCGCGCTGATCAAGCAAATGATAAATGCAGAAAATGCAAAAAAACCATTGAGCGATAGCCAGATTTCAGAAATTCTGGGACAGCAAGGCATTGTAGTTGCCCGTCGTACTGTCGCAAAATACCGGGAGTCCATTCAGATTCCTCCCGTTAATCTCCGTAAATCATTTTAA
- the mutY gene encoding A/G-specific adenine glycosylase, which yields MSTFATKLIHWQKLHGRNSLPWQNTRDPYAIWVSEIMLQQTQVATVVPYYLRFLHRFPDIESVASGSEDEVLALWSGLGYYSRGRNLHRAARLIAREQGGIFPRGLEIIQQLPGIGRSTAAAIAVFAYGEQCAILDGNVKRVFARCFGMDGYPGERKNEMLLWRKAEELLPEKNEQDQIGIYTQALMDLGATICTRAKPQCMTCPLRQECIALRDDHVNRLPAPRPRRLLPEKETVLLMLMRQGKVLLEKRPATGIWGGLWCLPEMPLSEDTLAYCTRHFGMNVEPLAHMPPLDHTFTHFRLRIHPQPLQVISYPAALKVQGQDETMWITPDDALKAAIPAPVRKLLMQYGYPQSGQSIEKQL from the coding sequence ATGTCTACTTTCGCCACCAAACTGATCCATTGGCAAAAACTCCACGGACGTAACAGCCTTCCCTGGCAGAACACGCGCGACCCATATGCTATCTGGGTATCCGAGATCATGTTGCAGCAAACTCAGGTAGCCACTGTTGTTCCTTATTACCTGCGCTTTCTGCATCGCTTTCCTGATATTGAAAGTGTTGCCTCAGGTTCCGAGGACGAAGTGCTGGCACTATGGAGCGGCCTGGGTTACTACTCGCGCGGAAGGAATCTGCATCGGGCGGCACGCTTGATCGCCAGAGAGCAGGGGGGCATATTCCCACGAGGCCTCGAAATCATTCAACAGCTCCCCGGCATCGGGCGCTCCACCGCTGCCGCAATTGCGGTGTTCGCCTATGGAGAGCAATGCGCCATACTTGATGGCAATGTCAAGCGCGTTTTTGCTCGCTGCTTTGGCATGGATGGCTATCCCGGGGAAAGAAAGAACGAGATGTTACTATGGCGGAAAGCTGAAGAGCTGCTGCCGGAGAAAAACGAACAAGACCAGATTGGAATATATACCCAGGCATTGATGGACTTGGGCGCTACCATTTGCACCCGCGCCAAACCCCAGTGCATGACATGCCCGTTGCGGCAGGAGTGCATCGCATTACGGGATGACCACGTAAATCGGCTTCCTGCTCCCAGGCCCCGCAGGCTCCTGCCTGAAAAAGAAACGGTTCTGTTGATGCTGATGAGGCAAGGCAAAGTGTTGCTGGAGAAACGCCCTGCCACAGGGATCTGGGGCGGACTATGGTGCCTGCCCGAAATGCCGTTGAGCGAGGACACTCTCGCATATTGCACCCGGCACTTTGGAATGAATGTGGAGCCGCTGGCACACATGCCGCCATTGGATCATACCTTCACCCACTTCAGACTGCGGATTCACCCGCAGCCACTGCAAGTCATTTCCTATCCCGCCGCCCTAAAGGTGCAAGGCCAGGACGAGACAATGTGGATAACGCCTGACGACGCGCTAAAGGCGGCCATTCCCGCACCGGTGAGGAAGCTGCTCATGCAATATGGATACCCGCAATCAGGTCAATCGATCGAGAAGCAACTGTGA
- the lptC gene encoding LPS export ABC transporter periplasmic protein LptC: MTGRLLSGFPLLLAILLASSVLFWLNHSAQAPSPAQDAGSRRAAPDYVIENFSAVRMDRDGVMRHLLSARKMLHYPDDDITDLEQPRFINTEPGKPAMQVDADEAKMTANGEDIYLTGNVRILRSASKGRGETAMTTSFLHLLPDDGIAKTDRPVVITEANAVIKAVGMEVSNRTQVTRLLSQVRVVHAKAR; encoded by the coding sequence ATGACTGGCCGGCTGCTTTCCGGATTTCCTCTCCTTCTGGCAATCTTGCTGGCTTCGTCGGTGCTGTTCTGGTTGAACCATTCGGCACAAGCGCCCTCTCCGGCCCAGGACGCAGGCTCGCGTCGTGCCGCACCTGATTACGTGATAGAAAATTTCTCCGCGGTTCGCATGGATCGTGACGGTGTTATGCGTCATTTACTTTCTGCAAGAAAAATGCTGCATTATCCGGACGACGATATCACGGATCTGGAGCAACCCCGTTTTATCAACACCGAGCCGGGCAAACCAGCGATGCAAGTGGATGCGGATGAGGCGAAGATGACTGCCAACGGCGAGGATATCTATTTGACGGGTAACGTCAGGATACTGCGGAGTGCGAGTAAAGGCCGGGGTGAGACAGCCATGACTACCAGCTTCCTGCATCTCCTTCCTGATGACGGTATTGCCAAAACCGATAGGCCTGTGGTTATTACCGAAGCGAATGCGGTCATCAAAGCGGTTGGTATGGAAGTCAGTAACCGTACCCAGGTTACCCGGTTATTGTCACAGGTTAGAGTTGTTCATGCCAAAGCGCGTTAG
- the thiS gene encoding sulfur carrier protein ThiS → MIQLIINGQPQCFPPSGQARPPKSDQGDATLNITQLLAHMALQGKRIAIERNGEIVPRSKFDEQVLTDGDKLEIVVAVGGG, encoded by the coding sequence ATGATACAACTCATCATTAACGGGCAGCCGCAGTGCTTCCCTCCGTCCGGCCAGGCACGGCCGCCAAAGAGTGATCAGGGTGATGCGACGCTGAATATCACGCAATTGCTGGCGCACATGGCGTTGCAGGGCAAGCGTATCGCCATCGAGCGCAATGGGGAGATTGTCCCGCGCAGCAAGTTCGACGAGCAGGTTCTGACTGATGGGGACAAGCTTGAAATCGTGGTCGCAGTGGGTGGGGGATGA
- the hprK gene encoding HPr(Ser) kinase/phosphatase — protein sequence MSRINITQLFEDKREKLALTWEAGRDGGDRQLDDDAIARSTQGIIGHLNFIHPNWIQVLNDPEADYLNQLDPVSLRQNMERLEQSNLWCLIVAGGACVPAAIRAFADSTHTPLFCSPHPSLEVIWLLRPYLGRALAPSSSRHGVLLDVLGMGVMITGESGVGKSELALELVSRGHGLVADDVVELYRIAPETLEGRCPPMLRDFLEVRGLGMLNIRTIFGETAVRRKKNMKLIVHLQKPSSADFNSLERLPINDVTENILDVNIRKVIIPVAAGRNLAVLVEAAVRNYVLQLRGIDSAQEFLARHQQEMENQENDESQKMNLEPKFDS from the coding sequence ATGTCCCGAATCAATATCACGCAGCTGTTTGAAGACAAGCGGGAAAAGCTGGCCTTGACTTGGGAGGCAGGCCGAGACGGCGGTGACAGGCAACTCGACGATGATGCCATCGCCCGGTCTACCCAGGGGATAATCGGCCATCTCAATTTCATCCATCCCAACTGGATACAGGTACTGAACGATCCGGAAGCAGATTATCTAAATCAGCTCGATCCTGTTTCCTTGCGGCAGAATATGGAGCGGCTTGAGCAAAGCAACCTGTGGTGCCTTATCGTCGCCGGCGGCGCTTGCGTACCCGCCGCAATAAGGGCGTTTGCAGACTCCACGCATACCCCCTTGTTCTGTTCGCCGCATCCCAGTCTGGAGGTAATCTGGCTACTACGTCCCTATCTGGGGCGCGCCTTGGCTCCTTCCAGTAGCCGGCACGGGGTTCTGCTGGACGTTTTGGGAATGGGCGTAATGATTACCGGCGAAAGTGGTGTCGGCAAAAGCGAATTGGCGCTGGAACTGGTAAGCCGTGGTCACGGGCTGGTCGCGGATGATGTGGTGGAACTTTATCGCATCGCCCCTGAAACCCTGGAGGGGCGTTGTCCGCCGATGTTGCGTGATTTTCTTGAAGTTCGCGGGTTGGGGATGCTGAATATTCGTACTATTTTTGGCGAGACTGCGGTACGCCGGAAAAAAAACATGAAGCTTATCGTGCACTTGCAAAAACCCAGCAGCGCGGATTTTAATTCTCTGGAACGGTTGCCGATCAATGATGTGACCGAAAATATCCTGGACGTCAATATCCGGAAAGTTATCATCCCGGTTGCCGCAGGACGCAACCTGGCAGTACTGGTGGAAGCAGCGGTGCGTAATTATGTCTTGCAACTGCGAGGGATCGACAGCGCCCAGGAATTTCTTGCACGGCATCAGCAGGAAATGGAGAATCAGGAAAATGATGAAAGCCAAAAAATGAATCTTGAACCTAAATTCGACAGCTGA
- the rapZ gene encoding RNase adapter RapZ, with protein MQLIVVSGLAGSGKSIALTALEDSGYYCVDNLPASLLREVTLYLKGSAHPRAAVSIDARSRETLHLLPQQLADLRRQEIDVHLLFLEAKTYTLVKRFSETRRRHPLSDDRSTLPECIQLEREMLREVRDLANPIDTSDLNTSSLRAWVRDFIGLNPASLTLLFQSFGFKHGIPLDSDMVFDVRCLPNPHYEALLQPLTGRDGPVIEYLDANIDVNRMFDDIRRFVDDWLPCFVRDNRSYLTVAIGCTGGRHRSVYFVERLARYFAGNTQVLVRHRELDA; from the coding sequence ATGCAACTGATTGTCGTTAGTGGCCTCGCCGGTTCCGGCAAGAGCATCGCGCTTACCGCTCTGGAGGATAGCGGATATTATTGCGTGGATAATCTTCCGGCAAGCTTGTTACGAGAGGTTACGCTTTATTTGAAAGGATCGGCGCATCCGCGGGCGGCTGTCAGTATCGACGCCCGAAGCCGTGAGACTTTGCACCTGTTGCCGCAGCAGCTGGCTGACCTGCGGCGGCAGGAGATAGATGTGCATCTGCTATTCCTGGAGGCTAAAACGTATACGCTGGTAAAGCGTTTTTCGGAAACACGCCGCCGCCATCCGCTCAGCGATGATCGCTCGACGTTGCCCGAATGCATACAGTTGGAGCGCGAAATGCTGCGCGAGGTGCGCGATCTTGCAAATCCCATCGACACCAGCGACTTGAATACCAGTTCATTGCGTGCGTGGGTCAGAGACTTCATCGGCCTCAATCCCGCGAGCCTGACGCTCCTGTTTCAATCGTTCGGCTTCAAGCACGGCATTCCACTGGATTCCGACATGGTATTCGATGTTCGCTGTCTCCCCAATCCTCACTATGAGGCACTCCTGCAGCCGCTTACCGGGAGAGATGGGCCGGTTATCGAATATCTTGATGCGAACATCGATGTCAATCGTATGTTCGATGATATCCGGCGATTCGTCGATGACTGGCTACCGTGTTTCGTTCGCGATAATCGCAGTTACCTGACCGTGGCTATCGGCTGCACCGGCGGACGTCATCGATCGGTGTATTTCGTGGAACGGCTGGCACGTTATTTCGCGGGAAACACCCAGGTGCTGGTGCGCCACAGGGAGCTGGATGCATAG
- a CDS encoding 5-formyltetrahydrofolate cyclo-ligase translates to MHNWREWRKHRRTELMTRRESASEAEHRCWSTAITHSLEQGFPSLQNSVVGFCWPHRGEYDPRPAMDYFGERGATLALPEIVKKHEALRFRKWWREAPIKIGAYDIPVPDNTDPVTVGAIIMPMIGFDQLGFRLGYGGGYFDRTLAAITPRPLAIGVAFEILRLDSTHPQPHDIPMDFIVTEAGIYRVTPAGLDLISAEECAAENTLK, encoded by the coding sequence ATGCATAACTGGCGGGAATGGAGAAAGCACCGGCGCACCGAGTTGATGACGCGCCGGGAATCGGCCAGCGAGGCAGAGCATCGCTGCTGGAGTACGGCCATCACGCACTCGCTCGAGCAGGGCTTTCCCTCGTTGCAAAACAGCGTGGTAGGATTTTGCTGGCCCCATCGCGGCGAATATGATCCCCGTCCCGCGATGGATTATTTCGGGGAGCGCGGCGCAACGCTTGCGCTGCCGGAAATCGTGAAAAAGCATGAGGCGCTGCGCTTTCGCAAATGGTGGCGGGAAGCCCCCATAAAAATCGGCGCTTATGACATCCCGGTGCCTGATAATACCGATCCGGTGACGGTTGGCGCAATAATAATGCCCATGATCGGCTTCGATCAACTGGGCTTCCGGCTTGGATATGGCGGTGGTTATTTTGATCGCACGCTGGCTGCAATCACCCCGCGTCCGCTGGCCATCGGTGTGGCGTTCGAGATTCTACGCCTGGACAGCACCCACCCCCAGCCGCACGATATTCCGATGGATTTTATTGTGACCGAGGCGGGGATTTACCGGGTAACGCCAGCCGGCCTGGATTTAATTTCTGCCGAGGAGTGCGCGGCGGAGAATACTTTGAAGTAG
- the lptA gene encoding lipopolysaccharide transport periplasmic protein LptA gives MKSFFIMVFLAMVAMLFMRPVLAERADRDKPIHLESDQATVQDANKLATFTGNVVFTQGTLVIRADKMTVKEDANGFQYATAFGNLASFRQKRDGKDDYIEGWSERMEYDGKADKVQLFKKARLKRGHDEVHGDYIAYDAINEFFQVTSSNNGTSTQTNADGRVRAVIQPKKKEQNPKDESP, from the coding sequence ATGAAATCATTTTTCATTATGGTTTTTTTGGCCATGGTGGCCATGTTATTTATGCGGCCGGTACTGGCCGAGCGCGCGGATCGCGATAAACCCATCCATCTGGAATCCGATCAGGCCACCGTGCAGGATGCCAACAAGCTTGCCACCTTTACCGGCAATGTGGTGTTCACACAGGGTACGCTGGTCATCCGCGCTGACAAGATGACTGTGAAAGAAGATGCCAACGGTTTTCAATATGCCACCGCTTTCGGTAATCTCGCCAGCTTTAGACAGAAGCGCGATGGCAAGGATGATTACATCGAGGGCTGGAGCGAACGTATGGAATATGACGGCAAGGCTGACAAGGTCCAGCTTTTCAAGAAAGCAAGATTGAAAAGAGGACACGATGAAGTTCATGGAGATTATATTGCCTACGATGCCATCAATGAATTTTTTCAGGTCACGAGCAGCAACAATGGGACGAGCACTCAAACAAATGCCGATGGGCGAGTGCGGGCGGTAATTCAGCCGAAGAAAAAGGAGCAAAACCCGAAGGATGAGAGTCCATAG
- a CDS encoding thiazole synthase produces the protein MDDFIIEGKTYSSRLLVGTGKYRDFAETRAAVDASGAEIITVAIRRTNLGQNPGEPNLLDVLPPSQYTLLPNTAGCYTVDDAVRTLRLARELLDGHSLVKLEVLGDPKTLFPNMVETLKAAEILIKEGFQVMVYTSDDPIAAKQLEEIGCVAVMPLASLIGSGMGILNPWNLQIIIDNATVPVIVDAGVGTASDAAIAMELGCDGVLMNTAIAAAQNPVLMASAMKKAVEAGREAYLAGRMAKKLYSASPSSPVSGTIASSKDKAS, from the coding sequence ATGGACGACTTCATCATTGAGGGCAAGACATATTCCTCGCGGCTTCTGGTAGGTACCGGCAAATACAGGGATTTCGCCGAGACGCGCGCGGCGGTCGATGCCAGCGGCGCGGAGATTATCACGGTGGCCATCCGCCGCACTAATCTCGGCCAGAATCCCGGTGAGCCGAACCTGTTGGATGTGCTGCCACCATCGCAATACACGTTACTGCCTAACACAGCGGGGTGCTATACGGTGGATGATGCGGTGCGCACCCTGCGCCTTGCGCGTGAGTTGCTGGATGGCCACAGCCTGGTGAAGCTGGAGGTTCTGGGCGACCCGAAGACGCTCTTCCCCAACATGGTCGAAACACTCAAAGCGGCGGAAATCCTGATAAAAGAGGGTTTTCAGGTCATGGTTTATACCTCCGATGATCCTATTGCCGCCAAGCAACTGGAAGAAATTGGCTGTGTGGCGGTGATGCCGCTCGCTTCGCTGATCGGTTCCGGCATGGGCATCCTCAATCCGTGGAATTTGCAGATCATCATCGACAATGCCACTGTTCCGGTAATCGTCGATGCGGGTGTCGGCACGGCTTCGGATGCGGCTATCGCCATGGAGCTGGGGTGCGACGGCGTACTGATGAACACCGCCATTGCCGCTGCGCAAAATCCGGTACTGATGGCGTCGGCCATGAAAAAAGCGGTGGAAGCGGGACGCGAGGCCTATCTGGCGGGGCGCATGGCGAAAAAACTTTACAGCGCGAGCCCCAGTTCGCCCGTCAGCGGCACTATCGCCAGCAGCAAAGACAAAGCTTCCTAA
- the lptB gene encoding LPS export ABC transporter ATP-binding protein produces MSELKAGNLKKRYKSRTVVQDVSLSVNSGEVVGLLGPNGAGKTTCFYMMVGLVPLDGGGIYLDERDLTQLPIHQRARLGLSYLPQEASIFRRLSVADNIRAVLELKSYTADEMQQRLDELLHDLHISHIRTSQGISLSGGERRRVEIARALATQPRFILLDEPFAGVDPIAVLDIQKIIQFLKERDIGVLITDHNVRETLGICDRAYIISDGTVLASGKPDEIIYNEDVRKVYLGEHFRL; encoded by the coding sequence ATGAGTGAGCTAAAAGCGGGTAATCTAAAAAAGCGCTACAAATCTCGCACGGTTGTGCAGGACGTGTCGCTTTCCGTCAACAGCGGCGAGGTAGTCGGTCTGCTGGGGCCCAATGGTGCCGGAAAAACCACTTGTTTTTACATGATGGTCGGATTGGTGCCCCTGGATGGCGGTGGCATATACCTGGACGAACGCGATTTGACCCAGTTGCCAATTCATCAGCGCGCGCGCCTGGGTTTGAGCTATCTTCCGCAGGAAGCCTCCATCTTCCGGCGACTTTCCGTGGCTGACAATATTCGCGCGGTACTGGAGTTGAAGAGTTATACAGCCGATGAAATGCAGCAGCGTCTGGATGAGCTGTTGCATGATCTGCACATCAGCCATATCCGTACCAGCCAGGGGATCAGCTTGTCCGGCGGTGAGCGCCGCCGTGTGGAAATTGCCAGGGCGCTCGCGACACAGCCACGGTTCATTCTATTGGATGAGCCATTTGCCGGGGTCGATCCCATTGCCGTGCTGGATATTCAGAAAATTATCCAGTTTCTCAAGGAGCGCGACATCGGTGTCCTCATTACTGACCATAACGTCAGGGAAACACTGGGGATTTGTGACCGCGCCTACATCATCAGCGACGGTACCGTGCTGGCTAGCGGTAAGCCTGATGAAATCATCTATAATGAAGATGTGAGAAAAGTGTATCTGGGAGAACATTTCCGGCTGTGA
- a CDS encoding AsmA family protein, with the protein MNPYLRYALIVFAVVITLLAGLMIYIAAIFDPNAYKPQISQLVKEKKQRNLRLDGDIKLAFFPSLGAEVRNLSLSEYNSDKEFATAENIFVSLALMPLLKKQLAINEIAISGLKANLIRFKDGRTNIDDLIARSEEPEQFKIDIDRVRVEKTLLALHDEASGEQYMLRDLNLRADGSNARSHSKGNSLQHKVELAFRASQASQPGTDLVTRLGFELVSDFEEQFYTLDGLNLEVNGAVAGINNLVVRSKGDLSIKPAADEFVANKITLGITGTSGTNNLDIKFDAPRLSLAREMVAGDKITLTAKITRPEGNASGILFLSGVAGTVTDFESKALTVELESKEGELAVRATLASPLTGNLDTRQLKLPDLTAVINANGPEIPGNGISGNLLGSAAIDGVSQNVQANLTGKLMESNVRAKLGATGFVQPAFNFEVEIDQLDVDRFLPKQKQKKHAEKAENGKTLEESLGLSALKDLKVRGTIRIGLLKGANVTSSNVKLDINP; encoded by the coding sequence ATGAACCCGTATCTCAGATACGCACTTATCGTATTTGCTGTCGTAATAACTCTGCTGGCCGGCCTTATGATCTATATTGCCGCCATCTTCGACCCCAATGCCTACAAGCCCCAGATCAGCCAATTGGTAAAAGAAAAAAAACAGCGTAATCTCAGGCTCGATGGCGATATCAAGCTCGCATTTTTTCCCAGTCTCGGCGCGGAGGTAAGAAATCTCTCGTTGAGCGAATATAACAGTGACAAGGAATTTGCCACTGCGGAGAACATTTTTGTGTCCCTCGCCTTGATGCCATTACTCAAGAAACAACTGGCGATCAATGAAATCGCTATCAGCGGACTCAAGGCCAATCTGATTCGTTTCAAGGATGGCCGCACAAACATCGACGATCTTATCGCCAGGAGCGAAGAACCCGAACAATTCAAAATCGACATTGATCGTGTACGGGTAGAGAAAACCCTGCTCGCTTTGCATGATGAAGCCAGCGGGGAACAGTACATGCTCAGAGACTTGAACCTCAGGGCCGACGGGAGCAATGCTCGCTCCCATTCGAAGGGCAACTCGCTTCAACATAAGGTGGAGCTGGCTTTCCGGGCTAGCCAAGCCAGCCAGCCCGGGACTGATCTGGTCACCAGGCTGGGATTCGAATTGGTATCCGATTTCGAGGAGCAATTTTACACCCTGGATGGCCTGAATCTGGAGGTCAACGGCGCCGTTGCGGGAATCAATAATCTTGTGGTACGTTCCAAGGGTGATTTGTCTATCAAACCGGCTGCTGACGAATTCGTCGCAAACAAGATTACGCTGGGCATCACCGGAACAAGCGGCACGAATAATCTTGACATCAAATTCGACGCGCCGCGCTTGAGCCTTGCCCGAGAAATGGTGGCTGGCGACAAAATAACCTTGACGGCAAAAATCACCCGTCCCGAGGGCAACGCCAGCGGCATACTCTTCCTTTCAGGGGTAGCGGGCACCGTAACCGATTTCGAGAGTAAAGCGCTGACCGTTGAACTGGAGTCGAAAGAAGGGGAACTGGCCGTCAGGGCCACACTGGCTTCTCCACTTACCGGCAACTTGGATACCCGCCAATTGAAGCTGCCGGATTTGACGGCTGTTATCAACGCCAATGGCCCGGAGATTCCTGGCAACGGCATTAGCGGTAATCTGCTGGGCAGTGCCGCCATAGATGGCGTATCGCAGAACGTACAGGCTAATCTCACTGGCAAGCTTATGGAGAGCAATGTCCGGGCCAAGCTGGGAGCAACAGGCTTTGTCCAGCCAGCCTTCAACTTTGAAGTGGAGATCGATCAACTGGATGTGGATCGCTTCCTGCCAAAACAGAAACAGAAAAAACATGCGGAAAAAGCCGAAAACGGAAAAACCCTGGAGGAGTCGCTGGGTTTATCCGCGCTGAAGGATCTGAAGGTTCGAGGCACGATCCGCATCGGCTTGCTGAAAGGCGCAAACGTCACATCGTCCAACGTGAAGCTCGACATTAACCCTTGA
- a CDS encoding flavin prenyltransferase UbiX codes for MSTTKTITLAFTGASGMPYGIRLLELLLAGGNRVYLLYSQAAQIVAHQEMQLVLPSRAKEAEELFRHRFNAAEGQLRVFGREEWFAPVASGSNPADAMVICPCTMGTLAAIAAGLSQKLIERAADVMLKESRKLILVPRETPFSAIHLQNMLKLARSGAVILPANPGFYHHPASVQDVVDFVVARILDHLGVTHTLMPRWGTEN; via the coding sequence ATGAGTACAACAAAAACCATTACCCTTGCTTTTACCGGCGCATCTGGAATGCCTTATGGGATACGTCTGCTGGAATTGTTGCTGGCCGGCGGCAATCGCGTTTATTTGCTCTACTCTCAAGCGGCGCAGATTGTCGCGCACCAGGAAATGCAACTGGTGCTGCCGTCTCGCGCCAAAGAAGCGGAAGAATTGTTCAGGCATCGTTTTAACGCCGCCGAAGGACAGTTGCGGGTATTCGGGCGCGAGGAATGGTTCGCACCGGTGGCCTCCGGTTCCAATCCGGCGGATGCGATGGTGATTTGCCCCTGCACCATGGGAACGCTCGCCGCCATTGCCGCAGGGCTCAGTCAAAAACTGATCGAGCGTGCGGCGGATGTGATGCTGAAGGAAAGCCGGAAGCTCATTCTGGTTCCGCGCGAAACGCCATTTTCCGCAATTCACCTCCAAAACATGCTGAAACTTGCGCGCAGCGGCGCAGTGATCTTGCCCGCCAATCCCGGCTTTTATCATCATCCTGCAAGTGTGCAGGATGTGGTGGACTTTGTCGTGGCGCGCATACTCGATCACCTCGGTGTGACGCACACCCTTATGCCGCGCTGGGGTACGGAGAACTAG